A region of Rhodospirillales bacterium DNA encodes the following proteins:
- a CDS encoding DUF938 domain-containing protein has product MNADNDPRRRAPATERNRDPILAVLRSVLPARGVVLEIASGTGEHAAYFATGLPAIEWQPSDLEFAAVPGIDAWNDALPNVRPAVALDVERAPWPLDEADALFCANMIHIAPWSAALGLLRGAGRILPPGGPLILYGPFKRGGRHTAPSNEAFDSSLRARDPAWGIRDLADVAAAAGIVGLTLDTVVEMPANNLTVVLRRVAS; this is encoded by the coding sequence ATGAACGCCGACAACGACCCGCGCCGCCGCGCCCCGGCGACCGAGCGCAACCGCGATCCCATCCTCGCGGTCCTCCGGTCCGTACTGCCGGCACGCGGCGTCGTGCTGGAGATCGCCAGTGGAACCGGGGAGCACGCGGCGTATTTCGCGACCGGTCTCCCGGCCATCGAGTGGCAGCCCAGCGACCTCGAATTCGCGGCGGTGCCCGGAATCGACGCGTGGAACGACGCTCTGCCGAACGTCCGCCCGGCTGTGGCGCTCGATGTCGAACGCGCGCCGTGGCCGCTCGACGAGGCCGACGCGCTCTTCTGCGCCAACATGATCCACATCGCGCCGTGGTCGGCGGCGCTGGGATTGCTGCGCGGCGCCGGCCGCATCCTGCCCCCGGGCGGGCCGCTGATCCTCTACGGCCCGTTCAAACGCGGCGGCCGTCATACGGCGCCCAGCAACGAGGCGTTCGACTCCAGCCTGCGCGCCCGCGATCCCGCATGGGGTATCCGCGATCTGGCCGACGTCGCGGCCGCCGCCGGCATCGTCGGGCTGACCCTCGACACGGTGGTCGAAATGCCGGCGAACAACCTCACCGTGGTGCTCCGGCGCGTTGCCAGTTAG
- a CDS encoding tripartite tricarboxylate transporter substrate binding protein — translation MSGFIARLAAAASALIVTAGAFAPVRAQDWPSRPITILMGFPAGSGVDVVGRMFQEPLEKELGAKIVIDYKSGAGGNLASDAVAKAKPDGYTLLLSTAATHGVNAALYKKLPFDVETDFTPISPLVDVSNVLTINPAVIDASSVQDFIAKVKAAPGKYNFASTGNGTGTHLAFADFNRRAGLDMVHVPYKGGPDAIQAVIAGQVCCIFNQVQTVLPHWRAGKVRLLGVTTKARVAAVPDVPTIDEAGVPGYESFIWFGLFGPKDLDPAIAAKINAAVRKTLETPAIRQRLVELGNTPRSETVEQFRATVKKDRAAWAEVVKASGAVIE, via the coding sequence ATGTCCGGGTTCATCGCGCGTCTGGCCGCCGCCGCGTCGGCGCTGATCGTCACGGCGGGCGCGTTCGCGCCGGTCCGGGCGCAGGATTGGCCGTCGCGGCCGATCACCATCCTCATGGGGTTCCCGGCGGGGTCCGGCGTCGACGTGGTCGGGCGCATGTTCCAGGAACCGCTGGAGAAGGAGCTCGGCGCCAAGATCGTGATCGACTACAAATCCGGCGCCGGCGGGAATCTGGCGTCGGACGCCGTCGCCAAGGCCAAGCCCGACGGCTACACGCTGCTGCTGTCGACCGCGGCCACGCACGGCGTGAACGCGGCCCTGTACAAGAAGCTGCCGTTCGACGTCGAGACCGATTTCACGCCCATCTCGCCGCTGGTCGACGTGTCGAACGTGCTGACGATCAACCCCGCCGTGATCGACGCGTCGTCGGTTCAGGATTTCATCGCCAAGGTGAAGGCGGCGCCGGGCAAGTACAATTTCGCCTCGACCGGCAACGGAACCGGCACCCATCTCGCCTTCGCCGATTTCAACCGCCGCGCTGGGCTCGACATGGTGCACGTGCCGTACAAGGGCGGGCCGGACGCGATCCAGGCGGTGATCGCCGGCCAGGTCTGCTGCATCTTCAACCAGGTGCAGACCGTGCTGCCGCACTGGCGCGCCGGCAAGGTGCGGCTACTGGGCGTGACCACCAAGGCGCGCGTCGCCGCCGTGCCCGACGTGCCGACGATCGACGAGGCCGGCGTGCCGGGCTACGAGAGCTTCATCTGGTTCGGTCTGTTCGGTCCCAAGGACCTCGATCCGGCGATCGCGGCCAAGATCAACGCCGCCGTCCGCAAGACCCTGGAGACGCCGGCGATCCGCCAGCGCCTCGTCGAGCTCGGTAACACGCCCCGCAGCGAGACGGTCGAACAGTTCCGCGCCACCGTGAAGAAGGACCGCGCCGCCTGGGCCGAGGTCGTCAAGGCGTCCGGCGCGGTGATCGAGTAG
- a CDS encoding long-chain fatty acid--CoA ligase has protein sequence MYLTQGLRRAAQIKPRGVSTVFRGRRHDWTTSLERVARLAGGLRALGIGAGDRVAILALNSDRYLELMYAIPWIGAAMVPLNTRLATPETEYILEDSGSVALFVDGAMRAHAEALAGKMPALKAVIWLDDDAPPAGMRAYEDLLSAGAVDDAGAGGETLAGLFYTGGTTGKSKGVMLSHANLTWNAMNAIAGIGFDGDTVYLHSGPMFHLADGASSFGVTQCGGTHAFVARFDPVDCLTAIQAEKVTHGQYVPTMINMLCNHPRFAEFDVSSLKRILYGASPMPEGVLLKALEVLPGCGFIHAYGMTEAAPILTLLPTRYTTLDGPYAGRLKSCGLPAHTVDLRIVDADRREVPRGTVGEIAAKGPMIMLGYWNKPAETAAVLEDGWYYSGDGGTMDDEGFVFIVDRLKDMIVSGGENVYSAEVESAITLMPGVAEVAVIGIPDEKWGETVHAVVVPRPGAEVTPEQVLAHCRTRIAGYKCPRSVEIRTTSLPLSGAGKVLKRDLREPYWKGYAKRVN, from the coding sequence ATGTATCTGACACAGGGACTGCGCCGGGCGGCGCAGATCAAGCCGCGCGGAGTGTCGACCGTGTTCCGCGGGCGGCGCCACGACTGGACGACGAGTCTGGAGCGTGTGGCGCGGCTGGCCGGCGGATTGCGGGCGCTGGGTATCGGCGCCGGCGACCGCGTCGCGATCCTGGCGCTCAACAGCGACCGCTATCTCGAGCTGATGTACGCGATCCCGTGGATCGGCGCCGCCATGGTGCCGCTCAACACGCGGCTGGCGACGCCGGAGACCGAGTACATCCTGGAGGATTCCGGCAGCGTCGCGCTGTTCGTCGATGGCGCGATGCGGGCGCACGCCGAGGCGCTGGCGGGCAAGATGCCGGCGCTCAAAGCCGTGATCTGGCTGGACGACGACGCCCCGCCCGCCGGCATGCGCGCTTACGAGGATCTCCTTTCGGCGGGCGCGGTCGACGATGCCGGCGCCGGCGGCGAGACGCTGGCGGGTCTGTTCTACACCGGCGGCACCACCGGCAAATCCAAGGGCGTGATGCTGAGCCACGCCAACCTGACGTGGAACGCCATGAACGCCATCGCCGGCATCGGCTTCGACGGCGACACGGTCTATCTCCACTCCGGGCCGATGTTCCATCTCGCCGACGGCGCGTCGAGCTTCGGCGTGACGCAGTGCGGCGGCACCCACGCCTTCGTGGCGCGGTTCGACCCCGTGGACTGCCTGACCGCGATCCAGGCCGAGAAGGTCACGCACGGCCAGTACGTGCCGACCATGATCAACATGCTGTGCAACCACCCCCGCTTCGCCGAGTTCGACGTGTCGAGCCTCAAGCGCATCCTCTACGGCGCCTCGCCGATGCCCGAGGGCGTGCTGCTCAAGGCGCTGGAGGTGTTGCCGGGCTGCGGCTTTATCCACGCCTACGGCATGACCGAGGCGGCGCCGATCCTGACCCTGCTGCCGACCCGCTACACGACTCTCGACGGGCCCTACGCCGGGCGGCTGAAATCCTGCGGCCTGCCGGCGCACACCGTCGATCTGCGGATCGTCGACGCCGACCGCAGGGAGGTGCCGCGCGGCACCGTCGGCGAGATCGCGGCCAAGGGGCCGATGATCATGCTCGGCTACTGGAACAAGCCGGCGGAGACGGCGGCGGTTCTGGAGGATGGCTGGTACTACTCCGGCGACGGCGGCACGATGGACGACGAGGGCTTCGTGTTCATCGTCGACCGGCTCAAGGACATGATCGTGTCCGGCGGCGAGAACGTCTACTCGGCCGAGGTCGAGAGCGCGATCACGCTGATGCCCGGCGTCGCCGAGGTCGCGGTGATCGGCATCCCCGACGAGAAGTGGGGCGAGACCGTCCACGCCGTCGTCGTGCCGCGGCCGGGCGCTGAGGTGACGCCGGAACAGGTGCTCGCCCATTGCCGCACCCGGATCGCCGGCTACAAATGCCCGCGCTCCGTGGAGATCAGGACCACGTCCCTTCCCCTCTCGGGCGCCGGCAAGGTCCTCAAGCGCGACCTGCGCGAGCCCTACTGGAAGGGCTACGCCAAGCGCGTGAACTGA
- a CDS encoding L-2-amino-thiazoline-4-carboxylic acid hydrolase, whose protein sequence is MTDKPQRDPMLEATIIQARAVIPIVKALEKELGKERAHALVGKAIADNYVTWRDKRGFTPDTHPGRDSGGPSFPVVNKVVEDTDEAYGHDVVGCAFADYFGSIGEPEIGALMTCGVDFAAEAHMRPGWDFKRTQTRMQGAPCCDFRWRRKPAP, encoded by the coding sequence ATGACCGACAAGCCGCAGCGCGACCCCATGCTCGAAGCCACGATCATCCAGGCCCGCGCCGTGATACCCATCGTCAAGGCGTTGGAGAAGGAGCTCGGCAAGGAGCGCGCCCACGCCCTGGTCGGCAAGGCCATCGCCGACAACTACGTGACGTGGCGCGACAAGCGCGGCTTCACCCCCGACACGCATCCCGGCCGCGACTCCGGCGGCCCGTCCTTTCCGGTGGTCAACAAGGTGGTCGAGGACACCGACGAGGCCTACGGCCACGACGTGGTCGGCTGCGCCTTTGCCGACTACTTCGGTTCCATCGGCGAGCCGGAGATCGGCGCGCTCATGACCTGCGGCGTCGACTTCGCCGCCGAGGCGCACATGCGGCCAGGCTGGGACTTCAAACGCACCCAGACCCGCATGCAGGGCGCGCCGTGCTGCGACTTCAGATGGCGGCGGAAGCCCGCTCCGTAG
- a CDS encoding cytochrome P450: MNHGSPESAPHARHRHRAPAPPVFNPLDPVFIADPYPVYHQLRAAAPVWKSPLGMWVATRYEDVAFILRDKRFGKDYAGNMRRRYGEAAPNEPAIASLAKTMLVLDPPDHTRLRGLVTKAFTARRVEEMRPRIAAIVGALIDRVADKGGMDVIWDFAHRLPVIVICDMLGIPEEDRQQFFDQSKVNGRLIDPVPMTREEMDSANASGAAIGAYFDTLFERRRREPTDDLTTQLVQAEEAGDRLSAEELRANVGLLFAAGHETTANLIGNGLLALQRHPDQWAAIKADPSLIANAIDELLRFDSSVQMTGRVAMDDVEVGGVALEKGASVITFLGAANRDPAVYADPDRLDVRRQNIRPLSFGGGIHHCLGAQLAKIEAHEAFAGLVRRLPDLKVGEIEAPSWRRNFTLRGLTTMPATWA, translated from the coding sequence ATAAATCATGGTTCACCGGAGTCCGCGCCGCATGCCCGACACCGTCACCGCGCCCCCGCGCCGCCCGTGTTCAATCCACTGGATCCGGTGTTCATCGCCGATCCGTACCCCGTCTACCATCAGCTCCGCGCGGCGGCGCCCGTGTGGAAATCACCGCTGGGGATGTGGGTGGCGACCCGCTACGAGGACGTCGCCTTCATCCTGCGCGACAAGCGATTCGGCAAGGACTACGCCGGCAACATGCGCCGCCGCTACGGCGAGGCGGCGCCGAATGAGCCGGCCATCGCCAGCTTGGCCAAAACCATGCTGGTGCTCGATCCGCCCGACCACACGCGCCTGCGCGGGCTGGTGACCAAGGCGTTCACCGCCCGCCGGGTCGAGGAGATGCGGCCGCGCATCGCCGCCATCGTCGGCGCGCTGATCGACCGCGTCGCCGACAAGGGCGGGATGGACGTGATCTGGGATTTCGCCCACCGCCTGCCGGTGATCGTGATCTGCGACATGCTCGGGATCCCGGAGGAGGACCGCCAACAATTCTTCGACCAGTCCAAGGTCAACGGACGGCTGATCGATCCCGTGCCGATGACGCGCGAGGAGATGGATTCGGCGAACGCCAGCGGCGCCGCCATCGGCGCCTATTTCGACACGCTCTTCGAGCGCCGCCGGCGCGAGCCGACCGACGATCTGACGACCCAGCTCGTGCAGGCCGAGGAGGCGGGCGACCGACTCAGCGCCGAGGAGCTGCGCGCCAATGTCGGGCTGCTGTTCGCCGCCGGCCACGAGACCACCGCGAACCTGATCGGCAACGGCCTGCTGGCGCTGCAGCGCCATCCCGACCAGTGGGCGGCGATCAAGGCCGATCCGTCGTTGATCGCCAACGCGATCGACGAACTGCTGCGCTTCGACTCCTCGGTGCAGATGACGGGGCGCGTCGCGATGGACGACGTCGAGGTCGGCGGCGTGGCGCTGGAGAAGGGCGCCTCGGTGATCACCTTCCTCGGTGCCGCCAACCGCGATCCGGCGGTCTACGCCGATCCCGACCGGCTGGACGTGCGGCGGCAGAACATCCGGCCGCTGTCGTTCGGCGGCGGCATCCACCACTGTCTCGGCGCGCAGCTCGCCAAGATCGAAGCGCACGAGGCCTTCGCCGGACTGGTCCGGCGTTTGCCCGATCTGAAGGTCGGGGAGATCGAGGCGCCGAGCTGGCGGCGCAACTTCACCCTGCGCGGCCTGACGACCATGCCCGCGACCTGGGCCTGA
- a CDS encoding asparaginase produces MSGLNPIVVELHRGAVVESRHIGAGAVMRADGTVVESWGDIDALVLARSAIKPIQALPLVESGAADRFGLTDIQLSLACASHNGEARHVEAVRAWLTKIVLSEADLECGAHAPTRLPIYEAFLRTGAPLTAAFNNCSGKHTGFLTTAMHLGEPTRGYITAAHPVQRRITAIYGELSGCDLSAAPAGTDGCGIPTIGVPLRGMARAMANMADPSRLPEARAKAAIRIRAAMNAEPFFMAGTGRFCTRINGALPGIAQVKTGAEGVYCGMLPTLGVGVALKMWDGAARASEVAMATILRHLGVLSAAEFDAAVNPPVLNVVGLRVGDIRPAASWLGAAS; encoded by the coding sequence GTGTCAGGCCTCAATCCGATCGTCGTCGAACTCCACCGCGGCGCCGTGGTGGAGAGCCGGCATATCGGCGCCGGCGCGGTGATGCGCGCCGACGGCACGGTCGTCGAATCGTGGGGCGATATCGACGCGCTGGTCCTCGCACGCTCGGCGATCAAGCCGATCCAGGCGCTGCCGCTGGTCGAGAGCGGGGCGGCGGACCGCTTTGGGCTGACCGATATCCAGCTTTCGCTGGCCTGCGCGTCGCACAACGGCGAGGCGCGCCACGTCGAGGCGGTGCGGGCGTGGCTGACGAAAATCGTCCTGTCCGAGGCCGATCTCGAGTGCGGGGCGCACGCGCCGACGCGGCTGCCGATCTACGAGGCGTTCCTGAGGACCGGCGCGCCGCTGACGGCGGCGTTCAACAATTGCTCCGGCAAGCACACCGGATTTCTGACGACCGCCATGCATCTCGGCGAGCCGACCCGGGGATACATCACGGCGGCGCATCCCGTGCAGCGCCGCATCACCGCGATCTACGGCGAGCTGTCCGGCTGCGACCTCTCGGCCGCCCCGGCCGGCACCGACGGCTGCGGCATCCCCACGATCGGCGTGCCGCTGCGCGGCATGGCCCGCGCGATGGCCAACATGGCCGATCCGTCGCGCCTGCCGGAGGCGCGCGCCAAGGCCGCCATCCGCATCCGCGCGGCGATGAACGCGGAGCCATTCTTCATGGCCGGCACGGGACGCTTCTGCACCCGCATCAACGGCGCCCTGCCGGGCATCGCACAGGTGAAGACCGGCGCCGAGGGCGTCTATTGCGGCATGCTGCCGACCCTCGGCGTCGGAGTGGCGCTGAAGATGTGGGACGGGGCGGCGCGCGCCTCGGAGGTCGCGATGGCGACGATCCTGCGCCATCTCGGCGTGCTGTCGGCGGCGGAATTCGACGCGGCGGTCAACCCGCCGGTCCTCAACGTCGTCGGCCTGCGTGTGGGCGACATCCGGCCGGCGGCGTCGTGGCTCGGCGCGGCGTCGTAA
- a CDS encoding class I SAM-dependent RNA methyltransferase, whose product MARRGVVRPRPRPAAEPATDAPAVTLRIEGVNAAMLGWAPAPGDPTVRLHVPYTLAGETVEARPRRHAGARAEADLLRVIEPSTARRAPMCRHFTVCGGCAAQHWPDMDYTAWKAAAPLTALRAHGIVPDEVLPLARTTAGGRRRVDLTLRWSRDGVRAGFARRGSHELVDLAQCPVLMPKLAAMVAPLRLAAGRMLPAAGEADAVVNWTDNGADVLIVPADRLPLDLARREALATFAETVDAARVSWGTRRQSEPVVVRHQPSLAFGRVAVEPPPGAFLQASVAGEMALRDAVRAWIGPARKLVDLYAGIGTLSLGLLPGCRATLYEGDRAAVAAVEAGLRKASLNGVATANLRNLASDPLVAEELDAFDAAILDPPRAGAAAQAAELARSRIPTVVAVSCDPLSFARDAKTLVDGGYRLERLLPVDQFLWSPHVELAALFRRPRHGR is encoded by the coding sequence GTGGCTCGGCGCGGCGTCGTAAGGCCCCGGCCGCGGCCGGCCGCCGAGCCCGCGACCGACGCTCCGGCCGTCACGCTCAGGATCGAGGGCGTCAACGCCGCCATGCTCGGCTGGGCGCCGGCGCCGGGCGATCCGACGGTGCGTCTCCACGTGCCCTACACGCTCGCCGGCGAGACCGTCGAGGCGCGTCCACGCCGCCACGCCGGCGCGCGCGCCGAGGCCGATCTGCTGCGCGTCATCGAGCCGTCGACGGCGAGGCGCGCGCCGATGTGCCGGCATTTCACGGTCTGCGGCGGCTGCGCGGCGCAGCACTGGCCGGATATGGACTACACCGCGTGGAAGGCGGCGGCGCCACTAACCGCGCTACGCGCCCACGGCATCGTCCCGGACGAGGTGCTGCCGCTGGCGCGCACGACGGCGGGCGGACGTCGCCGCGTCGATCTCACCCTGCGGTGGTCGCGCGACGGCGTGCGCGCGGGGTTCGCGCGGCGCGGATCGCACGAGCTGGTCGATCTCGCGCAATGCCCCGTGCTCATGCCCAAGCTGGCCGCAATGGTCGCGCCGCTGCGTCTCGCCGCCGGACGGATGCTGCCGGCGGCCGGCGAGGCGGACGCGGTCGTCAATTGGACCGACAACGGCGCCGACGTCCTGATCGTGCCGGCCGACCGTCTGCCGCTCGATCTGGCAAGGCGCGAGGCGCTGGCGACCTTCGCCGAGACGGTCGACGCCGCCCGCGTCTCGTGGGGGACGCGACGCCAATCCGAGCCGGTCGTCGTGCGCCACCAACCGTCGCTCGCTTTCGGACGCGTCGCCGTGGAGCCGCCTCCGGGCGCGTTCCTCCAGGCCAGCGTCGCCGGCGAGATGGCGCTGCGCGACGCGGTACGGGCGTGGATCGGGCCGGCGCGGAAGCTGGTCGACCTCTACGCCGGGATCGGCACGCTGTCGCTCGGCCTGCTGCCGGGCTGCCGAGCGACTCTCTACGAGGGCGACCGCGCGGCCGTGGCGGCCGTGGAGGCGGGACTGCGCAAGGCCTCGCTGAACGGCGTGGCGACCGCCAACCTGCGCAACCTCGCCAGCGACCCGCTGGTCGCCGAGGAGCTCGACGCGTTCGACGCGGCGATCCTCGATCCGCCGCGCGCCGGCGCCGCCGCGCAGGCCGCCGAACTGGCGCGCAGCAGGATCCCCACCGTGGTCGCGGTGTCGTGCGATCCGCTCAGCTTCGCGCGCGACGCCAAAACGCTGGTCGATGGTGGGTACCGGCTGGAAAGGCTCCTGCCGGTCGACCAGTTCCTATGGTCGCCGCACGTCGAGCTGGCGGCGCTGTTCCGCCGACCGCGACACGGGCGTTGA
- a CDS encoding LLM class flavin-dependent oxidoreductase has product MKFGIFYELQLPRPWGPDDERKLYQNALAQIELADRLGYDHAWQVEHHFLEEYSHSPAPEMLLAAASQRTKRIRLGHGIFQLTTNHPARVAERIATLDLLSDGRVEFGMGESASYTELEPFDRTMEEKRAVWEDGVRAVMPMFKDGGCSYDGPYFKFPLRNVLPKPVQKPHPPLWVACSQLETIEMAGRRGMGALAFQFLSADAANAWVHAYYNSFVRRQDKLCEYDTNPNIAVVSYFMCAETDEEARRRADGATFFQFALQFYGASKNRERPAPGTVNMWDEYNKWKAANPEQAARALQGGLIGSPETIRRKLRKFQTSNVDQIILLNQAGKTSHAHICESLELFAKEVMPEFHAAEPEHQAWKRKVLSGDIQLDEIDTTPHKDRFRPGSITVQRPAAAE; this is encoded by the coding sequence ATGAAGTTCGGCATTTTCTACGAGTTGCAGCTGCCGCGCCCATGGGGTCCGGACGACGAGCGCAAGCTCTACCAGAACGCGCTCGCCCAGATCGAGCTGGCCGACCGCCTCGGCTACGACCACGCGTGGCAGGTGGAGCACCACTTCCTCGAGGAGTACTCGCACTCGCCGGCGCCGGAGATGCTGCTGGCGGCGGCCAGCCAGCGCACCAAGCGCATCCGCCTGGGCCACGGCATCTTCCAGCTCACCACCAACCACCCCGCCCGCGTGGCCGAGCGCATCGCCACCCTCGACCTGCTGAGCGACGGCAGGGTCGAGTTCGGCATGGGCGAGAGCGCCAGCTACACCGAGCTGGAGCCGTTCGACCGCACGATGGAGGAGAAGCGCGCGGTGTGGGAGGACGGCGTGCGCGCCGTCATGCCGATGTTCAAGGACGGCGGCTGCTCCTACGACGGCCCCTACTTCAAGTTCCCGCTGCGCAACGTCCTGCCCAAGCCGGTGCAGAAGCCGCACCCGCCGCTGTGGGTCGCCTGCTCGCAGCTCGAGACCATCGAGATGGCGGGCCGCCGCGGCATGGGCGCGCTGGCGTTCCAGTTCCTCAGCGCCGACGCCGCCAACGCCTGGGTGCACGCCTACTACAACTCCTTCGTCCGCCGGCAGGACAAGCTCTGCGAGTACGACACGAACCCGAACATCGCGGTCGTCAGCTACTTCATGTGCGCGGAGACCGACGAGGAGGCGCGCCGCCGCGCCGATGGCGCCACCTTCTTCCAGTTCGCGCTGCAGTTCTACGGCGCCTCGAAGAACCGCGAGCGCCCCGCGCCGGGCACCGTCAACATGTGGGACGAGTACAACAAGTGGAAGGCGGCCAACCCGGAGCAGGCCGCGCGCGCCCTCCAGGGCGGTCTGATCGGCTCGCCGGAGACGATCCGGCGCAAGCTGCGCAAGTTCCAGACCTCGAACGTCGACCAGATCATCCTGCTCAACCAGGCCGGCAAGACCTCGCACGCGCATATCTGCGAGAGCCTCGAGCTGTTCGCCAAGGAGGTCATGCCGGAGTTCCACGCCGCCGAGCCCGAGCACCAGGCGTGGAAGCGCAAGGTGCTGTCGGGCGACATCCAGCTCGACGAGATCGACACCACGCCGCACAAGGACCGCTTCCGGCCGGGCTCGATCACCGTGCAGCGGCCCGCCGCGGCGGAATAG